In Sphingomonas sp. PAMC26645, one DNA window encodes the following:
- a CDS encoding deoxyhypusine synthase, translating to MTEDTRIDAQRKAELLSTTVEHIDITSFDARPIVDAMKKMSFTSRDLGRATDIYNQMLADKDCTIFLVIAGSTSAGGCMDLYAELLRNNMIDGIVATGATIVDMDFFEGLGHKHYQALEVPHDDVLRSLMIDRIYDTYIDEEELQHVDHTIFEIAETLEPRAYSSREFIREMGKYLVEHGKKENSLVKLAYEHDVPIFCPAFVDSSAGFGLVKHQVDAVKAGKPYMVLDAIADFRELTEIKIKAGTTGLLMIGGGVPKNFIQDTVVCAEILGHDDVQVHKYAVQITVADVRDGACSSSTLQEAASWGKVNTGIEQMVFAEAGSVMPLLASDAYHRGLWKDRPVRKWGASFDKA from the coding sequence ATGACCGAAGACACCCGCATCGACGCGCAGCGCAAGGCGGAACTCCTTTCCACCACCGTCGAGCATATCGACATCACCAGCTTCGACGCGCGGCCGATCGTCGACGCGATGAAGAAGATGTCGTTCACCAGCCGCGACCTCGGCCGTGCGACCGACATCTACAACCAGATGCTGGCCGACAAGGACTGCACGATCTTCCTGGTGATCGCAGGCTCGACGAGCGCCGGCGGTTGCATGGACCTGTATGCCGAGCTGCTGCGCAACAACATGATCGACGGCATCGTCGCGACCGGCGCGACGATCGTCGACATGGATTTCTTCGAGGGCCTCGGCCACAAGCATTACCAAGCGCTCGAAGTGCCGCACGACGACGTGCTGCGCTCGCTGATGATCGACCGGATCTACGACACTTATATCGACGAGGAAGAGCTCCAGCACGTCGACCACACGATCTTCGAGATCGCCGAGACGCTCGAGCCGCGCGCCTATTCGAGCCGCGAGTTCATTCGCGAGATGGGCAAGTATCTCGTCGAGCACGGCAAGAAGGAGAACAGCCTCGTCAAGCTCGCCTATGAGCATGACGTACCGATCTTCTGCCCGGCGTTCGTCGATTCGTCGGCGGGCTTTGGTCTGGTCAAGCATCAGGTCGATGCGGTGAAGGCGGGCAAGCCGTACATGGTCCTCGACGCGATCGCAGACTTCCGCGAGCTCACCGAGATCAAGATCAAGGCCGGCACCACGGGGCTCCTCATGATCGGCGGCGGCGTGCCGAAGAACTTCATCCAGGATACCGTGGTTTGTGCGGAAATCCTCGGTCACGACGACGTCCAGGTCCACAAGTACGCGGTGCAGATCACGGTTGCCGACGTGCGCGACGGGGCATGCTCGTCGTCGACGCTGCAGGAAGCGGCGTCTTGGGGCAAGGTGAACACGGGGATCGAGCAGATGGTGTTCGCGGAAGCGGGCTCGGTGATGCCGTTGCTGGCGTCGGATGCGTATCATCGTGGGCTCTGGAAGGACCGTCCGGTCCGCAAGTGGGGCGCGAGCTTCGACAAGGCCTGA
- a CDS encoding MAPEG family protein, with amino-acid sequence MHSEILRPMVVLIAWTLVMLGWTLATRLPAMKAAGVDMGKLVGTKASDADRSLPPQVQWKAHNYNHLMEQPTLFYAVCAVIALSGTGNGVNAWIAWAYVGLRMAHSLVQATSNRVRARFLFFTLSSLMLVALTLHAALAVF; translated from the coding sequence ATGCACAGCGAGATCCTGCGACCGATGGTCGTGCTGATCGCGTGGACGCTCGTGATGCTGGGCTGGACACTTGCGACGCGGTTGCCGGCGATGAAGGCGGCCGGCGTCGATATGGGCAAGCTCGTCGGCACCAAGGCGTCCGACGCGGATCGATCGCTGCCTCCGCAGGTGCAATGGAAGGCGCACAACTACAACCACCTGATGGAACAGCCGACGCTGTTCTACGCGGTATGCGCCGTTATCGCGCTCAGCGGCACGGGCAACGGCGTCAATGCCTGGATCGCGTGGGCCTATGTCGGGCTGCGGATGGCGCACAGCCTCGTTCAGGCGACCAGCAACCGCGTCAGGGCCCGCTTTCTCTTCTTCACGCTGTCGAGCCTGATGCTCGTTGCACTCACGCTGCATGCCGCGCTCGCCGTGTTTTGA
- a CDS encoding HAD-IA family hydrolase yields MILPTRSYAAFLFDMDGTILTSIASAERTWTKWAIAHGLDAATFVPTIHGVQSVETVRRLNLPGVDPVAEAAAITAAEMLDVGDIEPIAGAAAFLAGLPPERWTIVTSAPRALAKVRLKAAGLPIPATMIAADDIPNGKPAPDCFLVAAERLGVIASDCLVFEDAPAGITAGEAAGADVLVITATHGTSHRLDTRHPRIDDYLHVTATITSDGRLAVTSH; encoded by the coding sequence ATGATCCTCCCGACCCGTAGCTACGCCGCATTCCTGTTCGACATGGACGGAACGATCCTCACCTCGATCGCGTCCGCCGAGCGAACCTGGACGAAGTGGGCGATCGCACACGGCCTCGACGCAGCAACGTTCGTGCCGACGATCCACGGCGTGCAATCGGTCGAGACGGTCCGACGCCTCAACCTCCCCGGCGTCGACCCGGTCGCGGAAGCCGCAGCGATCACTGCGGCCGAAATGCTCGACGTCGGCGATATCGAACCGATCGCCGGCGCCGCCGCATTCTTGGCCGGCTTGCCCCCGGAGCGTTGGACGATCGTCACGTCTGCCCCTCGAGCGCTAGCCAAAGTCCGCCTCAAGGCCGCCGGCCTGCCGATCCCCGCGACGATGATTGCCGCGGACGACATCCCCAATGGCAAACCCGCACCCGACTGTTTCCTGGTCGCAGCCGAACGACTCGGCGTCATCGCGAGCGATTGCCTGGTGTTCGAAGATGCCCCTGCCGGCATCACGGCCGGCGAGGCAGCGGGTGCGGATGTCTTGGTGATCACGGCGACCCATGGAACGAGCCACCGGCTCGATACGCGTCATCCGCGGATAGACGATTATCTGCACGTAACTGCCACGATCACCTCAGACGGTCGACTGGCGGTTACGTCTCACTGA
- a CDS encoding 2Fe-2S iron-sulfur cluster-binding protein: MIVRFIARDGTATTTVATPGDRLLDAAQAHNQPLEGTCEGHLACATCHVIVDPADFARLPPASEDEEDMLDLAHNATRTSRLACQIRLTEALDGLTVRIPN; the protein is encoded by the coding sequence ATGATCGTCCGCTTCATCGCCCGCGACGGCACCGCAACGACGACCGTCGCAACCCCCGGCGACCGCCTGCTGGACGCCGCACAGGCGCATAACCAGCCGCTCGAAGGCACTTGCGAAGGCCATCTCGCCTGCGCGACCTGCCACGTCATCGTCGACCCCGCCGACTTCGCCCGCCTGCCGCCGGCGAGCGAGGACGAGGAGGACATGCTCGATCTCGCACACAATGCGACGCGCACCAGTCGTCTCGCCTGCCAGATCCGCCTGACCGAAGCGCTCGACGGCTTGACCGTTCGTATCCCGAATTAA
- a CDS encoding CsbD family protein yields the protein MGEFTDKVAAAGNKVAGNVKEAVGKATDNEKLVAEGEAQQAKGTAQNVKGSVKGALGDDI from the coding sequence ATGGGCGAGTTCACCGATAAGGTCGCAGCAGCAGGCAACAAGGTCGCAGGCAACGTCAAGGAAGCCGTAGGCAAGGCGACCGATAATGAGAAGCTGGTAGCCGAAGGCGAGGCGCAGCAGGCCAAGGGCACTGCGCAGAACGTCAAGGGCAGCGTCAAGGGCGCACTCGGCGACGACATCTAA
- a CDS encoding threonine/serine dehydratase, producing the protein MTILRQPTRAGVRDAAEKIARILPPTPLFICEIKGVPVAFKAESLQPIGAFKIRGAWHRLTALDEATRQKGVVAFSSGNHAQGVAWAAKRLGIAATIVMPSDAPRLKRESTLALGAEVVTYDRATESRETIAAGLAEARGATLVPSFDDPWIIEGQGSAGIEAAAQMAALGLGVPSRVVIPCGGGGLSAGIALALKDSAITVVEPEGWDDMRRSLEASWIEPVGPNPPPTACDSLQTLRVSPLTFDVLSRRDATGVAVSESEIAAAQRWAAEKLRLVIEPGGAVGLAAVLAGKVKLEPGLLVILSGGNVDLAAYAKAMSA; encoded by the coding sequence GTGACGATTTTGCGACAACCGACGCGGGCGGGTGTGCGAGACGCCGCGGAAAAGATCGCGCGGATACTCCCGCCGACGCCACTGTTCATCTGTGAAATCAAGGGTGTACCGGTCGCTTTCAAGGCTGAATCGTTGCAACCAATCGGTGCGTTCAAGATTCGCGGCGCATGGCATCGGCTCACCGCATTGGACGAGGCAACGCGACAAAAAGGCGTCGTCGCATTCTCCTCGGGCAATCACGCGCAGGGAGTGGCGTGGGCGGCGAAACGCCTCGGCATCGCAGCGACGATCGTGATGCCGTCGGACGCACCGCGACTGAAGCGCGAGTCGACGTTGGCGCTGGGGGCTGAGGTGGTCACCTACGACCGCGCCACCGAAAGCCGCGAGACGATCGCCGCAGGGCTGGCGGAAGCGCGTGGCGCGACGCTGGTGCCGAGCTTCGACGACCCGTGGATCATCGAGGGGCAGGGGAGCGCCGGGATAGAAGCAGCCGCACAGATGGCAGCGCTAGGCCTGGGCGTGCCAAGCCGTGTCGTCATCCCCTGCGGGGGCGGCGGCCTGTCGGCAGGCATCGCGCTGGCCTTGAAGGACAGCGCGATCACCGTCGTCGAACCCGAGGGCTGGGACGACATGCGCCGGTCGCTGGAGGCATCGTGGATCGAACCGGTCGGCCCAAACCCGCCACCTACGGCGTGCGATTCGCTCCAGACGTTACGCGTGTCGCCGCTGACCTTCGACGTCCTCTCGCGCCGCGACGCAACCGGCGTCGCCGTCAGCGAGTCGGAAATCGCCGCGGCACAGCGCTGGGCGGCGGAGAAACTGCGCCTGGTTATCGAACCGGGCGGCGCGGTCGGGCTGGCGGCAGTGCTGGCCGGCAAGGTAAAGCTCGAACCGGGCCTGCTCGTCATCCTGTCCGGCGGCAATGTGGACCTGGCCGCTTATGCGAAGGCGATGTCAGCATGA
- a CDS encoding aminotransferase class V-fold PLP-dependent enzyme produces the protein MYLDHAATTPMRPEAVAAVGEGMARWANPSSPHAEGRAARAALEDARKRIAKALGWPHHVILTSGASESATLALRGRPGVAVAAVEHDAVLRAAEQPVMLEVDAGGIVANGEGTQPIALQSANSETGVLQDRPTGLWIADCSQAAGKLPLPEADLIIVSAHKLGGPPGIGALLVRDLGLLDPTGGQERGYRGGTENLPGALGFAAALEAPRDWFADMANLRAKLDEAVLASGGEIVAQNSPRIPTIASYRMPGVSSAAQLIRLDMAGFAVSAGSACSSGSMRPSHVLAAMGYSAEAAAEVVRVSFGWTTTPDDVAKFAEAWTRIAADIKRPARLGA, from the coding sequence ATCTACCTCGATCACGCCGCCACTACGCCGATGCGCCCCGAGGCCGTCGCGGCGGTTGGCGAGGGCATGGCGCGCTGGGCGAACCCGTCCTCGCCGCATGCCGAGGGACGCGCGGCGCGGGCTGCGCTGGAGGACGCACGGAAGCGGATCGCCAAGGCGCTGGGCTGGCCGCATCACGTGATCCTGACCAGCGGCGCGAGCGAGTCCGCGACGCTTGCGCTGCGTGGGCGCCCCGGCGTCGCGGTGGCGGCGGTAGAGCATGATGCGGTCCTCCGTGCTGCGGAACAGCCGGTGATGCTGGAGGTCGATGCCGGCGGTATCGTCGCGAACGGAGAGGGCACCCAGCCGATCGCACTGCAATCCGCGAACAGTGAAACCGGCGTCCTTCAGGATCGACCCACCGGTCTCTGGATAGCCGATTGCTCGCAGGCCGCGGGCAAGCTCCCGCTCCCCGAAGCGGACCTGATCATCGTCTCCGCGCACAAGCTCGGCGGCCCTCCCGGCATCGGCGCGCTGCTGGTCCGCGATCTCGGTCTGCTCGACCCGACCGGCGGGCAGGAGCGTGGCTACCGAGGCGGCACCGAGAACCTCCCCGGCGCGCTCGGGTTCGCCGCCGCGCTCGAAGCGCCTCGCGACTGGTTCGCCGACATGGCCAACCTTCGCGCCAAACTCGACGAAGCCGTCCTCGCAAGCGGCGGCGAGATCGTCGCGCAAAACTCCCCCCGCATCCCCACGATCGCCTCCTACCGCATGCCCGGCGTCAGTTCCGCCGCGCAGCTGATCCGACTCGACATGGCTGGGTTCGCCGTCTCCGCGGGCAGCGCGTGCTCGTCGGGCAGCATGCGCCCAAGCCACGTCCTCGCCGCAATGGGCTATTCCGCCGAGGCCGCCGCCGAAGTCGTCCGCGTCAGCTTCGGCTGGACCACGACACCGGACGACGTCGCGAAGTTCGCCGAAGCCTGGACGCGCATTGCGGCGGACATAAAGCGCCCTGCGAGACTGGGGGCATGA
- a CDS encoding cysteine desulfurase family protein, with amino-acid sequence MTYLDYQATTSLAPEALATMLPWLESQHANPHSAHREGRRAKAAVEVARDQVAALLPPGGRVAFTSGATEALNWAIKGTPGPIVTLSTEHVAVLDTVAAEAARGRQVTILPVNPDGLVDLDEARAAIQPGTDLVAAMLVNNEIGVIQPIAALAEIAHAAGALVLCDAVQGYGRVSIPDTVDLVAISAHKIYGPKGIGALWIRDGVDLAPLIHGGGQEAPGRSGTLSPALCAGFGVAAKLMADRKDQDAAHIDRLWSLALDRLGPGWTINGSTEHRYHGNLNVRRANLDVNRLMSDLRDIAFSAGSACASGSGRSSHVLRAIGLTEAQARSSIRLGFGRYTTETELRDAIDAIVAAAEAQWP; translated from the coding sequence ATGACCTACCTCGACTACCAGGCAACCACCTCCCTCGCGCCCGAAGCGCTCGCTACGATGCTCCCCTGGCTCGAATCGCAGCACGCCAACCCGCACTCCGCGCACCGCGAAGGTCGCCGCGCCAAAGCCGCCGTCGAAGTCGCCCGCGATCAAGTCGCCGCGCTGCTCCCCCCCGGCGGTCGCGTCGCGTTCACCAGCGGCGCGACCGAAGCGCTCAACTGGGCGATCAAGGGCACGCCCGGCCCAATCGTCACGCTCAGCACCGAACACGTCGCCGTCCTCGATACGGTCGCAGCGGAAGCCGCGAGGGGGCGCCAGGTCACGATCCTCCCGGTCAACCCAGACGGCTTGGTCGACCTCGACGAAGCCCGCGCCGCGATCCAGCCCGGCACCGATCTCGTCGCCGCGATGCTCGTCAACAACGAGATCGGCGTCATCCAGCCGATCGCTGCGCTCGCCGAGATCGCCCACGCAGCCGGCGCGTTGGTGCTCTGCGACGCGGTGCAAGGCTATGGCCGCGTTTCGATCCCCGACACCGTCGACCTCGTCGCCATCTCCGCTCACAAAATTTACGGGCCCAAGGGCATCGGCGCACTCTGGATCCGCGATGGCGTCGACCTCGCCCCCCTGATACACGGCGGCGGGCAGGAAGCCCCCGGCCGCTCGGGCACGCTGTCACCCGCACTCTGCGCAGGCTTCGGCGTCGCCGCGAAACTCATGGCCGACCGCAAGGACCAGGACGCCGCGCACATCGACCGCCTCTGGTCGCTCGCGCTCGACCGCCTCGGCCCCGGCTGGACGATCAACGGCTCGACCGAACATCGCTACCACGGCAACCTCAACGTCCGCCGCGCAAACCTCGACGTGAACCGGCTTATGTCCGACCTTCGCGACATCGCCTTCTCCGCCGGCTCGGCCTGCGCCAGCGGTTCGGGCCGCTCCAGCCACGTCCTCCGCGCGATCGGCCTCACCGAAGCACAGGCACGGTCCAGCATCCGCCTCGGCTTCGGCCGCTACACCACCGAAACCGAACTCCGCGACGCGATCGATGCGATCGTTGCCGCAGCCGAGGCGCAATGGCCATGA
- a CDS encoding alpha/beta hydrolase, whose amino-acid sequence MTFDRRSLLTVPLAAGLALPAFARSGAQFTAAQPRATDLPMWPPAERFALWPGIPPGAPNPLPVPQPRMPRYPDGYRDFQMRGVVRPEVGVFRPARADGRAVLIVPGGGYSITSLRNEGIDVAHVLNGFGITAFVLSYRLPGEGWADRADVPLSDAQRAMRLIRANARAYGIRAEKLGVLGFSAGGHLAGSVAVLHEFKAYRPVDAVDRHSARPAWAGLMYAVSNMDPGRSHGGSRANLLGPDPLPAVQARYAIDRQLKAGDPPLFLVHAEDDNTVPVANSVDTLAAARRAGIPAEAHFLQHGGHGFGTRLSPRSPGSLWPQLFDRWMGELVAG is encoded by the coding sequence ATGACCTTCGATCGCCGTTCGCTGCTCACCGTCCCCCTCGCCGCCGGGCTGGCGCTTCCTGCATTCGCGCGGAGCGGTGCGCAGTTCACTGCTGCTCAGCCTCGCGCGACGGACCTGCCGATGTGGCCGCCCGCAGAACGGTTCGCGCTATGGCCAGGTATTCCACCAGGCGCGCCGAACCCGCTGCCGGTTCCGCAGCCGCGGATGCCGCGCTACCCCGATGGGTATCGCGATTTCCAGATGCGCGGCGTGGTGCGGCCCGAGGTCGGCGTCTTCCGCCCGGCGCGGGCCGACGGTCGCGCGGTGCTGATCGTGCCCGGCGGCGGCTATTCGATCACCTCGCTGCGCAACGAGGGCATCGACGTCGCGCACGTCCTGAACGGTTTCGGGATTACTGCATTCGTGCTGAGCTACCGCCTGCCTGGCGAAGGCTGGGCCGATCGCGCCGATGTGCCGCTATCAGATGCGCAGCGCGCGATGCGGCTGATCCGGGCGAATGCGCGCGCCTACGGGATCAGGGCGGAGAAGCTCGGTGTTCTCGGTTTCTCGGCGGGCGGGCACCTTGCGGGGTCTGTGGCGGTTCTTCACGAGTTCAAGGCGTATCGCCCAGTCGATGCCGTCGACCGCCACTCGGCACGGCCTGCCTGGGCGGGACTTATGTACGCGGTCTCGAACATGGATCCCGGCCGTAGTCACGGCGGATCGCGCGCAAACCTGCTCGGTCCCGATCCGCTGCCCGCGGTCCAGGCGCGTTATGCGATCGACCGACAGTTGAAGGCTGGCGACCCGCCACTGTTCCTCGTGCATGCCGAGGACGACAACACGGTCCCGGTCGCCAACAGCGTCGATACGCTCGCCGCCGCCCGCCGCGCCGGCATCCCCGCCGAAGCGCATTTCCTCCAGCATGGCGGGCACGGCTTCGGCACGCGCCTATCGCCTCGGTCGCCTGGGTCGCTGTGGCCGCAATTGTTCGATCGGTGGATGGGCGAACTGGTCGCTGGCTGA
- a CDS encoding DNA polymerase III subunit gamma/tau, protein MSDSFDLGEPPQPAKTPDAPAYRVLARKYRPQTFSELIGQDAMVQTLGNAIKRDRLAHAFLMTGVRGVGKTSTARLIAKALNCIGPDGDGGPTIDPCGVCEPCRAIAEGRHIDVIEMDAASHTGVDDVREIIDASRYSAVTARFKIYIIDEVHMLSKNAFNALLKTLEEPPPHVKFLFATTEVNKVPVTVLSRCQRFDLRRISAEQLAKHFAWVSTEEGVVADPEALMLIARAAEGSARDGLSILDQAIAHAGLEGGGVTADAVRQMLGLSDRGAVRDLLTLILAGDGAGALASMRRQYDYGVDPLSVLRSLLETVHGITLTKVGTPADAAQPMEERAAREEWAASLGFPALHRLWQLFLKGHDEVAKAALPIEAAEMALLRAIYASTLPDPGELARQIASGAAPAVAPTAPPLPSPTPPSGEAPPWNAGSAAKAPEPVATGPILPPTFEALVDLLDESGGLAIAARLRHGARVVSYSPPEFVLSGSRPVSADTLAELNTLLKSVTRTAWKVSIVDAPGAPTLREAQDAADAAVRQAILESPIMKAAVAAFPDAQLESWPGQRSNA, encoded by the coding sequence ATGTCAGATTCCTTCGACCTGGGCGAACCCCCGCAGCCGGCTAAAACACCGGATGCCCCCGCCTACCGCGTGCTCGCGCGCAAATACCGTCCGCAGACCTTTTCCGAGCTGATCGGGCAGGACGCGATGGTCCAGACGCTCGGCAACGCGATCAAGCGCGACCGGCTCGCGCACGCGTTCCTGATGACCGGCGTCCGCGGCGTCGGGAAAACATCGACCGCCCGCCTGATCGCCAAGGCGCTCAACTGCATCGGCCCTGACGGCGACGGTGGCCCGACGATCGACCCCTGCGGCGTCTGCGAACCCTGCCGCGCGATCGCCGAGGGCCGCCATATCGACGTGATTGAGATGGACGCCGCCAGCCACACCGGCGTCGACGACGTCCGCGAGATCATCGACGCGTCGCGCTATTCTGCCGTCACCGCGCGTTTCAAGATCTACATCATCGACGAAGTCCACATGCTGTCGAAGAACGCGTTCAACGCGCTGCTGAAGACGCTGGAAGAGCCGCCTCCCCATGTGAAATTCCTGTTCGCGACGACCGAAGTGAACAAGGTCCCGGTGACGGTGCTCTCGCGCTGCCAACGGTTCGACCTGCGCCGCATCTCCGCCGAACAGCTCGCCAAGCACTTCGCCTGGGTTTCGACCGAAGAGGGCGTCGTCGCTGATCCCGAGGCGCTGATGCTGATCGCGCGCGCCGCGGAAGGCTCCGCGCGCGATGGCCTGTCGATCCTCGACCAGGCGATCGCGCATGCCGGGCTCGAAGGCGGCGGCGTGACCGCCGACGCGGTTCGCCAGATGCTCGGCCTGTCGGATCGCGGCGCGGTGCGGGACCTGCTGACGCTGATCCTGGCCGGCGACGGGGCAGGGGCGCTCGCCTCGATGCGCCGGCAATATGATTACGGCGTCGACCCGCTGTCGGTGCTGCGCTCGCTGCTCGAAACCGTCCACGGCATCACGCTGACCAAGGTCGGCACGCCGGCGGACGCCGCGCAGCCGATGGAGGAGCGGGCGGCACGCGAGGAATGGGCGGCATCGCTCGGCTTCCCCGCGTTGCACCGCCTGTGGCAGCTGTTCCTCAAGGGGCATGATGAAGTCGCCAAGGCAGCGCTGCCGATCGAGGCCGCGGAAATGGCGTTGTTGCGTGCGATCTACGCCTCGACGCTGCCCGACCCCGGCGAGCTCGCGCGGCAGATCGCCAGCGGAGCGGCTCCCGCGGTTGCACCAACGGCGCCGCCTCTACCGTCACCTACACCCCCGTCCGGCGAAGCGCCGCCCTGGAACGCTGGATCCGCTGCGAAGGCGCCCGAACCCGTCGCAACCGGCCCAATCCTGCCGCCGACGTTCGAAGCGCTGGTTGATCTGCTCGACGAATCAGGCGGCCTCGCGATCGCCGCGCGTCTTCGTCACGGCGCACGCGTCGTCAGTTACTCGCCGCCTGAATTCGTCCTCAGCGGCAGTCGCCCTGTCTCGGCTGACACGCTCGCCGAACTCAACACGCTGTTGAAGAGCGTGACGCGGACCGCGTGGAAAGTGTCGATCGTCGACGCCCCCGGCGCGCCGACGCTGCGCGAGGCGCAGGACGCCGCCGACGCCGCGGTGCGCCAGGCTATTCTCGAATCCCCCATCATGAAGGCCGCGGTGGCAGCGTTTCCCGACGCCCAGCTTGAATCGTGGCCAGGTCAAAGGAGCAACGCATGA
- a CDS encoding YbaB/EbfC family nucleoid-associated protein, with protein sequence MKNIDEILAMAQNVQSEMEKAQANLDTIEVEGASGGGLVKIKASAKGRIINIAIDDSLMQVSEKQMLEDLLTAAFNDARAKADAVSGSEMSKMTSGLQLPPGFKLPF encoded by the coding sequence ATGAAGAATATCGACGAAATCCTCGCGATGGCGCAGAACGTCCAGAGCGAGATGGAAAAGGCGCAGGCCAATCTCGACACGATCGAGGTCGAGGGCGCATCCGGCGGCGGCCTCGTCAAGATCAAGGCCTCCGCCAAGGGCCGCATAATCAACATCGCGATCGACGATTCGCTGATGCAGGTGAGCGAGAAGCAGATGCTCGAGGACCTCCTCACCGCTGCATTCAACGACGCACGTGCCAAGGCCGATGCGGTGTCGGGCAGCGAGATGTCGAAGATGACGAGCGGCCTGCAACTGCCGCCCGGGTTCAAGCTGCCGTTCTGA
- a CDS encoding type III PLP-dependent enzyme, with translation MVKHHIALGLAKAHSTADTSHIGSGIDIAKGRPVNPVTLVRPHAAARAARFFVEKFPGRSMYAVKANPSPELLQILWDNGITHYDVASIAEVRLVARTLPEATLCFMHPVKAEEAIAEAYFTHGVRTFSLDSLEELDKVVRATREATDLTLCVRLRVSSEHSKLSLASKFGAAPHEAKELLFAARQAADALGICFHVGSQAMTPEAYSNAMERVRAAIVEAAVTVDVIDVGGGFPSSYPGMEPPPLEHFFETIHRAFESLPVSYSSELWCEPGRALCAEYSSIIVRVEKRRGTELYINDGAYGALFDAAHIGWRFPTELLREPDSRAKDMEFSFYGPTCDDMDYMVGPFMLPADTKAGDYIEIGMLGAYGSAMRTAFNGFGSDETVIVTDEPMVSLYDERFQDLASNVVKL, from the coding sequence TTGGTCAAGCATCATATCGCGCTGGGGTTAGCGAAAGCCCATTCGACCGCCGACACCTCCCACATCGGGAGCGGCATCGACATCGCTAAAGGGCGTCCGGTCAATCCGGTCACGCTCGTTCGTCCGCACGCTGCTGCGCGAGCCGCTCGGTTCTTCGTCGAGAAGTTCCCGGGTCGCTCGATGTATGCGGTGAAGGCGAACCCGTCTCCCGAACTCCTGCAGATCCTGTGGGACAATGGCATCACGCATTACGACGTGGCGTCGATCGCCGAAGTGCGCCTGGTCGCACGGACGCTTCCCGAGGCTACGCTGTGCTTCATGCACCCGGTCAAGGCCGAGGAAGCGATCGCCGAGGCGTATTTCACGCACGGCGTCCGCACCTTCAGCCTCGACAGCCTGGAAGAGCTCGACAAGGTCGTTCGTGCCACCCGCGAAGCCACCGACCTGACGCTTTGCGTTCGGTTGCGTGTGTCGTCGGAGCATTCGAAGCTGAGCCTCGCGTCGAAGTTCGGCGCGGCCCCGCACGAAGCCAAGGAACTGCTGTTCGCGGCTCGCCAGGCAGCGGACGCGCTCGGCATCTGCTTCCATGTCGGTTCGCAGGCGATGACCCCGGAGGCCTATTCGAACGCGATGGAGCGCGTCCGTGCGGCGATCGTCGAGGCGGCGGTCACGGTCGACGTCATCGACGTCGGCGGCGGCTTCCCGTCCTCGTATCCCGGCATGGAGCCCCCGCCGCTCGAGCATTTCTTCGAGACGATCCACCGTGCGTTCGAGTCGCTGCCCGTCAGCTATTCGTCCGAACTGTGGTGCGAGCCGGGCCGGGCATTGTGTGCGGAATACTCGTCGATCATCGTGCGCGTCGAAAAGCGCCGCGGGACCGAGCTGTATATCAACGACGGTGCGTATGGCGCGCTGTTCGATGCGGCGCATATCGGCTGGCGTTTCCCGACCGAGCTGCTTCGCGAGCCGGACAGCCGTGCCAAGGACATGGAGTTTAGCTTCTATGGTCCGACGTGCGACGACATGGATTACATGGTCGGCCCGTTCATGCTGCCCGCGGACACCAAGGCCGGTGATTACATCGAGATCGGCATGCTCGGCGCCTACGGCTCGGCGATGCGGACCGCGTTCAACGGGTTCGGATCGGACGAGACGGTGATCGTCACCGACGAGCCGATGGTCTCGCTGTATGATGAACGCTTCCAGGACCTCGCGTCGAACGTCGTCAAGCTGTAA